The Desulfurobacterium indicum genome has a segment encoding these proteins:
- a CDS encoding type II toxin-antitoxin system VapC family toxin, producing MDLKINRFLSRTIFVDANAFIYFLTGKCNPLTVEIFKMGYIGKLKLVTTTRVVDELLFKMMVIEAKNKYGFEKNIPVKLKKNKDKVKELSKSCNKVLEFLEKSRVKIVDIKVSSLRAIPEIMTQYGLFGNNALTIKMMRELNLKFILSADRDFENIDWIEVINPKMIKIVE from the coding sequence ATGGATTTGAAGATTAACAGATTCTTATCCAGAACAATTTTTGTAGATGCCAACGCTTTTATATATTTTTTAACAGGCAAGTGTAATCCATTAACCGTAGAAATATTTAAAATGGGCTACATTGGAAAACTGAAATTGGTAACTACTACACGAGTAGTAGATGAATTGTTGTTTAAAATGATGGTTATAGAAGCAAAGAATAAATACGGCTTTGAGAAAAATATACCTGTTAAGCTAAAGAAAAATAAGGATAAGGTTAAAGAGTTGTCAAAAAGTTGCAATAAAGTGCTTGAATTCTTAGAAAAAAGTAGGGTTAAAATCGTTGATATAAAAGTATCTTCTCTCCGTGCAATTCCAGAGATAATGACTCAATACGGCTTATTTGGAAATAATGCTTTGACGATTAAAATGATGAGAGAATTAAATCTTAAGTTTATTCTAAGTGCTGACAGAGATTTTGAAAATATAGATTGGATAGAAGTTATAAATCCAAAAATGATTAAAATAGTGGAGTAG